From the genome of Uranotaenia lowii strain MFRU-FL chromosome 1, ASM2978415v1, whole genome shotgun sequence, one region includes:
- the LOC129737677 gene encoding uncharacterized protein K02A2.6-like, with the protein MRLQAYNFEVVYKPGSSNLADALSRLSVQTPKEFDPSEEACIYHLARLDIPKAVTLEEVEDISSRDSELRDTITALETGELGKVPQVFKPFISELSRSGNLLIRGDRLIIPTLLRSRVLDIAHETHPGIVVMKRNLRQKVWWPLMDKEVESYVKKCKACTLVSGLNPPEPICSTKLPDKAWAHLAIDFTGPFPSGHNLLVIIDYFSRFTEVIIMKTITATLTVRALHETFCRFGMPVSLRTDNGPQFVSAEFRQFLEQFGIEHRRTIPYWPQANGEVERINRTIGKRMKISQEQGSDWQWDLRMFVLMQNSTPHSTTGVAPSSLMFGRVMKDKLPGLMTKPENILEEIQDRDKAKKFQSTEYANNRRGTQHNSLKEGETVVVKRTQKDNKLSTTFDPEEFEVIQREGSRVKLKSNSTGTTMYRNVSHLKKLFSDTTGGATTSCNLPPHSEDSELTDLHQTRSPEEETRNESLEKETTNECPKRARRDSKRPAYLKDFTLNEITNL; encoded by the coding sequence ATGAGACTACAAGCttataattttgaagttgtttatAAACCCGGATCCAGCAATTTGGCGGACGCGTTGTCAAGATTATCAGTACAAACTCCTAAGGAATTTGACCCTTCAGAAGAAGCTTGCATTTATCACTTGGCCAGACTGGATATACCCAAAGCTGTTACGCTTGAAGAAGTTGAAGACATCTCAAGTAGAGATTCAGAGCTAAGGGACACAATAACTGCCTTAGAAACAGGGGAATTGGGTAAGGTACCTCAAGTTTTCAAACCGTTCATTTCGGAACTGTCAAGGTCCGGAAACCTGTTGATCCGAGGAGATAGACTAATAATACCTACTTTACTAAGATCGAGGGTACTGGACATTGCTCACGAAACACATCCCGGTATAGTGGTAATGAAGCGAAACCTACGACAGAAGGTATGGTGGCCCCTAATGGATAAAGAAGTAGAATCCTACGTTAAAAAGTGTAAAGCTTGCACCTTAGTATCAGGCTTGAACCCACCAGAACCAATCTGTTCCACAAAATTACCAGATAAGGCATGGGCTCACTTGGCCATTGACTTTACCGGACCATTTCCGTCAGGGCACAATTTGCTGGTGATAATCGACTACTTTAGTAGGTTCACAGAAGTAATAATAATGAAAACCATCACCGCTACCCTCACCGTTCGTGCTCTTCACGAAACGTTTTGTAGATTTGGCATGCCCGTTTCCCTAAGAACAGATAACGGTCCACAGTTTGTGAGCGCAGAGTTTCGTCAGTTTTTGGAGCAATTTGGGATAGAACATCGAAGAACCATTCCGTATTGGCCTCAAGCTAACGGGGAGGTGGAACGAATAAATCGAACAATCGGAAAACGAATGAAAATTTCCCAAGAACAAGGGTCCGATTGGCAATGGGATCTACGCATGTTTGTCTTGATGCAAAACTCAACGCCGCATTCAACAACTGGAGTAGCTCCTTCCTCATTAATGTTTGGACGGGTTATGAAAGACAAGTTACCAGGATTGATGACAAAACCGGAAAACATTCTCGAAGAAATCCAAGACCGTGACAAGGCTAAGAAATTTCAATCTACAGAATATGCCAACAACAGACGTGGTACACAACACAATAGCTTGAAGGAGGGAGAAACAGTTGTCGTCAAAAGGACTCAAAAAGATAACAAACTGTCAACAACATTCGACCCAGAAGAATTTGAGGTTATCCAAAGGGAGGGGTCAAGGGTTAAACTGAAATCCAATTCAACTGGCACTACAATGTACAGAAATGTCTCACATCTCAAAAAGCTTTTTTCAGATACAACGGGAGGAGCGACCACATCATGCAACCTTCCTCCTCATAGCGAAGATTCAGAGTTGACCGACTTACACCAAACAAGGAGTCCCGAGGAGGAAACGCGAAACGAAAGTCTCGAGAAGGAAACGACAAACGAATGTCCAAAACGTGCTCGAAGGGATTCCAAACGACCAGCCTATCTCAAAGACTTTACGCTTaatgaaataacaaatttataa